Proteins found in one Corynebacterium canis genomic segment:
- the mptB gene encoding polyprenol phosphomannose-dependent alpha 1,6 mannosyltransferase MptB codes for MFRFFKSLVAELPRLGTAGSRSAALHEGQAPQDVELTRSRVITVASGMDLLPVSRKHSLTFAEISRFAALRWLGTIGTLMLGLGALGAGALPVIDNPYTEFPGGSIMGRMLQTSSVVVLVGVGFFVTAWVLMAPFVGIGSDRRVSVSMLRRTFVAWTAPLLFTAPLFTQDIYSYLAQGSIVAQGMDPYSAGPVDLLSADNVLARSVPYIWSHSPSPYGPVALGLAAAISWLTQDSIVWGVLAHRAISIAGLAAVGWSLVKLARRCDVSVQAALWLGLLNPLTLLHLVGGIHNEAIMLGLVMVGLEFGLRAVDWISILGYSHRAARLLVLSGVCIACAGMVKVTGFLALGFIGMALARGLHYRNWGTLRAIATAVAIQTAVLVSTIALVTLVTGINLGWISGQGGAAKIHSWMSITTDIGLGAGTLGMYLGLGNHTEAILVVTRGVGVLVAAGFMVRMLFATYRGTIHPVGGLGVSTLALVVLFPVVHPWYVLWAIVPLAAWANRQLFRTPAMVYCSLMSFFVLPRGLALQPGTVVSIYLTSLVCFLAALGILWLFLRRRVHL; via the coding sequence GTGTTCCGATTCTTTAAGTCGCTTGTCGCCGAATTACCCCGGCTCGGTACAGCCGGTTCACGTTCGGCCGCGCTGCACGAAGGGCAAGCGCCGCAAGATGTGGAACTCACCCGTTCCCGAGTAATTACCGTGGCCAGCGGCATGGACTTGCTGCCGGTCAGCCGCAAACACAGCCTCACCTTCGCCGAGATCAGCAGATTCGCGGCCCTGCGCTGGTTGGGCACCATAGGCACCCTGATGTTGGGGTTGGGGGCACTCGGCGCGGGAGCCTTACCTGTCATCGACAACCCGTATACGGAATTCCCCGGCGGCTCGATCATGGGGCGAATGCTGCAAACCTCATCCGTCGTGGTGCTCGTCGGCGTCGGGTTCTTTGTCACCGCCTGGGTGCTCATGGCACCGTTCGTTGGCATCGGGTCCGACCGTAGGGTGTCCGTCTCCATGCTACGCCGCACCTTCGTCGCCTGGACGGCCCCGCTGCTTTTCACCGCCCCGCTATTCACACAAGATATCTATTCCTATTTGGCCCAGGGGTCCATCGTCGCGCAAGGCATGGACCCCTATTCCGCGGGCCCAGTCGACCTGCTGAGCGCGGATAATGTGCTGGCCCGCTCCGTGCCGTACATTTGGTCGCACTCCCCCTCGCCTTACGGCCCGGTGGCGCTCGGGCTCGCCGCTGCGATTAGTTGGCTCACCCAGGATTCCATCGTGTGGGGCGTACTCGCCCACCGTGCGATATCCATCGCGGGTTTGGCGGCCGTCGGCTGGTCGCTGGTAAAGCTGGCCCGCCGCTGCGATGTGAGCGTGCAGGCGGCGTTGTGGTTGGGGTTATTGAACCCGCTCACCCTGCTGCACCTGGTCGGGGGTATTCACAATGAGGCCATTATGCTCGGCCTGGTCATGGTGGGCTTGGAGTTCGGGCTGCGGGCCGTGGATTGGATTTCCATCCTGGGCTACTCGCACCGCGCGGCGCGGCTGCTGGTTCTCAGCGGCGTGTGCATTGCCTGCGCGGGCATGGTCAAGGTCACCGGCTTTTTGGCGCTTGGGTTTATTGGCATGGCCTTGGCCCGCGGCTTGCATTACCGCAATTGGGGGACATTGCGCGCCATCGCTACGGCCGTGGCGATTCAAACTGCAGTTCTAGTGTCCACGATCGCGTTGGTCACGCTCGTCACCGGCATTAACCTCGGCTGGATCAGCGGCCAGGGCGGCGCCGCGAAGATCCATAGCTGGATGTCCATCACCACGGATATCGGCCTCGGCGCCGGCACGCTCGGCATGTACCTAGGGCTCGGCAATCACACGGAGGCGATCCTGGTGGTCACCCGCGGGGTGGGCGTCCTCGTCGCCGCCGGGTTTATGGTCCGCATGTTGTTTGCCACCTATCGCGGCACGATTCACCCTGTGGGCGGCCTCGGCGTGTCCACGCTGGCGCTGGTGGTGCTGTTCCCGGTCGTGCACCCCTGGTACGTATTGTGGGCTATCGTTCCGCTTGCCGCCTGGGCTAACCGACAGCTTTTTCGCACCCCAGCCATGGTTTATTGCTCGCTTATGAGTTTCTTTGTGCTGCCGCGTGGCCTCGCCTTGCAGCCGGGCACGGTGGTGTCTATTTACCTCACTTCATTGGTGTGTTTCCTGGCGGCGCTGGGCATTTTATGGTTGTTCCTGCGTCGCCGCGTACACTTGTAA
- a CDS encoding ABC transporter ATP-binding protein, with amino-acid sequence MTNHSLELKDVVKAFGPTVAVDGLSLTVPEASVFALLGPNGAGKTTTIEMCEGFQKPTSGTIRVLGLDPVHNTDALRRRIGIMLQGGGAYPGIKVKEMLQLVASFSRNPMDVDWLIELVGLQRHQRTSYRRLSGGQQQRLSLACALIGRPELVFLDEPTAGLDAQSRRAVWQLIRSMRRDGVTVVLTTHLMDEAEALADQVMIIDRGRTVAQGTPAELTARAEHGSITIETNADLDTALVDAALAPFHATLTVNRPLSYRIDAAATPEVIYALTGSAAEQGVLIHSLEVDRQSLEDVFLEITGREMRN; translated from the coding sequence GTGACTAACCACTCCCTTGAGCTGAAAGACGTGGTCAAGGCTTTCGGGCCTACCGTGGCCGTGGATGGCCTTTCATTGACGGTTCCGGAAGCTAGTGTGTTTGCGCTTCTCGGCCCGAATGGTGCGGGCAAGACTACCACCATCGAGATGTGCGAAGGCTTTCAAAAGCCCACGTCAGGGACGATTCGTGTGCTGGGGCTGGACCCGGTGCACAATACCGACGCGTTGCGACGCCGCATCGGCATCATGTTGCAAGGCGGCGGGGCGTATCCGGGGATTAAGGTCAAAGAGATGCTGCAATTGGTGGCGTCGTTTAGCCGTAATCCGATGGACGTGGACTGGCTCATCGAGCTGGTTGGCCTGCAGCGCCATCAGCGGACCTCGTACCGTCGGCTTTCCGGCGGCCAGCAGCAGCGCCTGTCGCTCGCTTGTGCGCTGATCGGACGCCCCGAACTCGTGTTCCTAGACGAGCCTACCGCCGGGCTTGATGCCCAGTCTCGCCGCGCCGTGTGGCAGCTGATCCGCAGCATGCGGCGCGACGGGGTGACGGTGGTTTTGACCACGCACCTGATGGACGAGGCGGAGGCGCTTGCGGACCAAGTCATGATCATCGATCGCGGCCGCACCGTCGCCCAGGGTACCCCCGCCGAGCTCACGGCCCGCGCCGAGCACGGTTCGATCACCATCGAAACCAACGCTGACCTCGACACCGCGCTTGTCGACGCCGCGCTCGCACCCTTTCACGCCACCCTCACCGTGAACCGCCCCTTAAGCTATCGCATCGATGCCGCCGCCACCCCGGAGGTGATCTACGCACTGACGGGCAGCGCCGCGGAGCAGGGCGTATTGATCCATTCCCTCGAGGTAGACCGCCAAAGCCTCGAAGATGTGTTCCTGGAAATCACCGGCCGAGAGATGAGGAATTGA
- a CDS encoding ABC transporter permease codes for MDFPVGTFVPDTGRASTVKMVLAQARIESLLFLRHGEQQLLSLVIPMTMLIALSTLPLIEDPLPKVFPLTLAISAMSSGFTGQSIGVAFDRRYGALKRMGASGVPAWTIICGKIVAVLAVVTLQTVLLSGTALLLGWTVDPTTLFAAAVTLAFGVAAFASLGLLFGGTLGSEMVLALANLIWFILLGTASYVMLRGGSGLEWVPSVALAQGLARAFDGGIPTLEIGVLACWFLVGGISASRFFRFTA; via the coding sequence ATGGACTTCCCCGTTGGAACATTCGTGCCGGACACCGGGCGCGCCTCCACCGTGAAAATGGTGCTGGCCCAGGCCCGCATCGAATCCCTGCTATTCCTCCGCCACGGCGAGCAACAATTGCTCAGCCTGGTCATCCCCATGACCATGCTGATCGCCCTATCCACGCTGCCCCTTATCGAGGACCCGCTGCCCAAGGTATTTCCGCTCACGCTTGCGATCTCCGCCATGAGTTCGGGCTTTACCGGGCAATCCATTGGGGTTGCCTTCGACCGGCGCTACGGGGCGTTGAAACGCATGGGCGCTTCCGGGGTGCCGGCCTGGACCATTATCTGCGGCAAAATCGTGGCCGTGCTGGCCGTGGTCACCCTGCAAACCGTGCTGCTCAGCGGCACGGCCCTGCTGCTCGGCTGGACCGTCGACCCCACCACCCTATTCGCCGCGGCGGTCACACTGGCGTTCGGCGTGGCGGCCTTCGCCTCCCTCGGTCTGCTTTTCGGCGGCACCCTCGGCTCCGAAATGGTGCTGGCCCTGGCCAACCTCATTTGGTTTATCCTGCTCGGCACCGCCAGCTACGTCATGCTGCGGGGCGGCAGCGGGCTCGAATGGGTGCCCTCGGTGGCGCTCGCCCAAGGCCTGGCCCGCGCCTTCGACGGCGGAATTCCCACCCTGGAAATCGGCGTGCTCGCCTGTTGGTTTTTAGTCGGCGGCATCAGCGCGTCGCGTTTCTTCCGTTTTACTGCTTAA
- a CDS encoding COX15/CtaA family protein, producing MTTPKPPRFPLLRTQRLLAICLLIAQAGITVTGSIVRVTGSGLGCPTWPTCNEGSLVPVAGAAPWIHQAIEFGNRLLTFVLVALALALFISVLRAKRRKEVVYHAFAQGVGIIVQAVIGGISVLLDLQWWAVALHFLPSMILVWLAAILVVRIAEPDNGAVVPLYPAPLRWLAVGSGVSLAVVLITGTMVTGAGPHSGDEGVGMEGRLQVDIAEIAHLHAHAMYLYLGLTIGLVVALLTVSANKRALNLGWTLIGFIVLQAAIGIIQYNWGVPRWTVPVHVGLSGVVCAFTGMLYACHQSRTPVDTLTGSPEGDAKITAASV from the coding sequence GTGACTACACCCAAACCCCCACGTTTCCCGCTTCTTCGCACGCAGCGATTGCTGGCCATCTGCCTCTTGATCGCGCAGGCCGGCATTACCGTCACCGGATCGATCGTCCGTGTGACCGGATCAGGGTTGGGGTGTCCGACCTGGCCCACCTGCAACGAAGGCTCCCTGGTCCCCGTCGCGGGCGCCGCGCCGTGGATCCACCAAGCCATCGAATTTGGCAACCGGCTGCTCACCTTCGTCCTCGTCGCCCTCGCGCTGGCGCTTTTTATCTCCGTGCTGCGGGCCAAACGCCGCAAAGAGGTGGTGTACCACGCCTTCGCCCAAGGTGTGGGCATTATCGTCCAAGCCGTGATCGGCGGCATCTCCGTGCTTCTAGACCTCCAATGGTGGGCCGTCGCCCTTCACTTCCTGCCCTCCATGATCCTGGTGTGGCTGGCCGCCATCCTCGTCGTACGCATTGCCGAACCCGATAATGGCGCGGTGGTCCCGCTCTACCCCGCCCCGCTGCGCTGGTTGGCCGTCGGCTCCGGCGTTTCCCTCGCGGTGGTCCTGATCACCGGCACCATGGTCACCGGCGCCGGCCCGCACTCCGGCGACGAGGGCGTGGGCATGGAGGGCCGCCTCCAAGTGGATATCGCCGAGATCGCACACCTGCACGCCCACGCAATGTACCTCTACCTCGGCCTCACCATCGGCCTGGTGGTGGCGCTGCTTACCGTCTCCGCCAATAAACGCGCCCTTAACCTCGGCTGGACCCTGATTGGCTTTATCGTGCTGCAGGCCGCCATCGGGATCATCCAATACAACTGGGGCGTGCCACGCTGGACCGTGCCCGTTCACGTCGGCCTTTCGGGCGTCGTATGTGCCTTTACCGGCATGTTGTACGCCTGCCACCAAAGCCGCACCCCGGTGGATACGCTCACGGGTTCCCCCGAAGGCGATGCGAAAATCACAGCGGCAAGCGTGTAA
- a CDS encoding quinone oxidoreductase family protein yields MRAIHVAQTGGPDVLQLVEVPAPTPQDDEVLVEVDVAGVNYIDTYYREGIYHAATPFIPGLEGTGRVLHDPQGEISPGTLVAWCDGFGSYAEQVCVPRDRVVAVPQGISPHEAASMLLQGITAHYLTNGVAELKPGDTCLITAGAGGVGLMATQMAAAQGARVYSVVSSDEKEAAARAAGAYEVFRYSDNLAEQVRRHNGGLGVDVVYDGVGKSTFMESLEAVRPRGTVCLFGAASGPVEPFDPQLLNTHGSIFLTRPSIGAWTAQEGEFAKRAQAVTQAVLEGTLTITIGGAYPLIDAAQAHRDLEARRTMGSIVLDIH; encoded by the coding sequence ATGCGAGCCATACATGTAGCCCAAACCGGTGGACCAGACGTTCTGCAACTCGTTGAGGTTCCCGCGCCTACGCCGCAAGACGACGAAGTCCTCGTCGAAGTCGACGTCGCGGGCGTGAATTACATCGACACCTATTATCGGGAGGGGATTTACCACGCGGCCACCCCGTTTATCCCCGGCTTGGAGGGAACCGGCCGCGTCCTCCACGACCCACAAGGCGAAATCTCCCCCGGCACCCTCGTCGCCTGGTGCGACGGCTTCGGCTCCTACGCCGAACAAGTGTGCGTCCCGCGGGATCGGGTCGTAGCGGTGCCGCAGGGCATCAGCCCCCACGAAGCGGCATCCATGCTGCTCCAGGGGATCACAGCCCACTACCTCACCAATGGCGTCGCCGAACTCAAGCCTGGCGATACTTGCCTGATCACCGCAGGCGCCGGCGGCGTCGGGCTGATGGCCACCCAAATGGCCGCCGCACAAGGCGCACGTGTGTACAGTGTGGTTTCCTCCGACGAAAAGGAAGCCGCCGCGCGCGCAGCTGGCGCTTATGAAGTCTTCCGCTACTCCGACAACCTCGCCGAGCAGGTGCGCCGACACAACGGCGGCTTGGGTGTAGACGTGGTGTATGACGGCGTAGGCAAGTCCACGTTTATGGAATCCCTCGAGGCCGTCCGCCCCCGCGGAACCGTATGCTTGTTCGGCGCCGCCTCCGGCCCCGTGGAGCCTTTCGACCCGCAGCTTCTAAACACCCACGGCTCCATCTTCCTCACCCGGCCCTCCATCGGCGCTTGGACCGCACAGGAAGGCGAATTCGCCAAGCGCGCCCAGGCCGTCACCCAGGCAGTTCTCGAAGGCACCCTCACCATCACCATCGGCGGCGCCTACCCGCTTATCGACGCCGCCCAAGCCCACCGCGACCTCGAAGCCCGCCGCACGATGGGCTCCATCGTCCTAGACATCCACTAG